A window of Phragmites australis chromosome 2, lpPhrAust1.1, whole genome shotgun sequence genomic DNA:
TCACAAGTCATTACTACGTCCTATGTGGATGTTGTTGTACATTGATTATCTCAAGTATGAGCAATATGACTAAACATATTATAATAGAGAGGATTGGATCCAGGCTAATCTTGGTTGAAGTTGCCGAGTATCTTTAATTCCTCGGGTCTTGGTGTTGCTCCGTCGAGTTGCTAATGCGTGGATTGTTTCATCGTTCTCCCACCAGGGGTCTAGGTccctgccttatataggggtcgaTATACCATTCTGGATCCAGTCATAAACGATAGGGAGTCCTTTGTCTTGTCGGCCAAGGAAAATCAGATGAATCTGACCTGGATACTAACTGTACTTGATCAGGTAACCATACCCGATCAAGACCTTCCTCGTATGTATCTTCGAGATCTCCAAGTATATCGGGTACTGCAGGTTCAGATCCAcaatatccagagttgttaaaCATGTGTATGATGTACCCTATCTGTATAAGGCGTACTTCTTATAcacatagttagatatttgacaagaacaaactttgcctatttcatatttgacaaaattacTTCATGTGTTTATTTAAGGACTTATGTCTTGTCTAATTCTTGATCTATGTTTCATTGTACCTAACCTTAGACATTGGTCCCCTCTCTCATATTCATGCTTTTTCTCGCTAATGGTGCAATGGCAGGAGCTACCAACCGGGAAGATGAGATGGAGATATACGAGGAACATGTCTTCGGAGCAACATCTAAGACTCTGGCAACCGGAGATACTCAGTGACTTTGTCCTAAGATTAAACTAGATACAATCCTCTCTATTATAATGGCTCTAGCCACATTACTCATACTCAAGATAATTAATATACAATAATAATTACATAGGACATAGGTATTACTTCAATCGAAAATCCGAATCTATATAGATCGTGTGTCTTATTTATTCTaagctatttttattttattaagaTATATTATTGATACTAATTTTCCACCGTTACTGCAGTGACTGCGCCACGTGTTTCAGAAGCTTTCTCGAGCCATCGCTCGATAAGATCCGTGAAAGCTTTTGGTTGTGGTTATCCGTTTCTTGCCTTGTACCCATCGCGGACCCACAACCATGTGCCGGACCTCGCTAGGTTGTCCTGCGCGTCTGCCACGTTGCAGAAGCCCGCAAGCCGCCCACGCCATGACGCCAGCGACCGTCTTGCTCTTGCCGTGGCTAATTTAACGCGAGCTTGACCGAGTTGTGGCCGCAGAGAGGCCAGATCGATCGAGCATTCGAGCAGTCGGGTCGGACATTGAAGACTTGCACTAGCAGGGATCGAGGAGGGGCAGAAGACGATGGCTGCGCCGGCGCCGCAGCTGGGGCAGCCGAGGCGGCAGAAGGTGATAGTGGCCGTGGACGAGAGCGAGTGCAGCCGCTACACGCTGGAGTGGACACTGCGGAACCTGGCGCCCACGCTGGCGCccccgctgctgctgctcaccgTGCAGCCGCTCGTCCCCATCGGCTAcgtctccgccgcctccttcgGCGTCCCTCGTACGTGGTTACCTGAtcccctttccttttttttctccctgTCCTGAAAGGAGGAGCAAATTAAAGATTTTGGTTGACCGGGATGAGTGATGTGTGGTAGTGGGCACCGTTCCTGTACCTCCGGAGCTCGTCAAGTCGatgcaggagcagcagaggcatcTCACGCAGGCTCTCCTCGACAAAGCCAAGGCAATCTGCGCAGACCACGGGGTACGTGCGACTAATCCAGTATCTGGTTCACCACTGATTCTCCTTGTTTACTCTTGCTTGGTGCCTCGTTACCAACACCAGAGAACGAGTATCTAGATCGCGAGAGAACAAGTAGTGTGATGCAAATGCTCTGTGAGCTCTCAACAGAGTCCACTTTTCAGCAATACATGTTTGTTGTAAGATGCAGAGACTATTGCTAGTGCAGGACCAGATTCATGTTACAATCCTCAGGAACTAGATCCCAAAATTTCCCAGTGAAACATACATGTCAGACCAAATTCTAATCCTCGGTGGAAGTGAATAATTGTAGTTATGAGAGTATACTTAACGTACAGAAAAAACAATAAACTTGAAATGCTAGTGCGGGTCAAGCAGGTTGTATTGACCTTATTCCACTGCAACAGAGCGTGTTCCAGACAGAGTGTGATTCATTGCAACAACCAGCAATACAAGGAAGTGTAGGTCTATTAATTGCTGCAGTTGTATGGTTAGCATTACCATTGCCATTTATCCCTGTTTGAATTGCAGGTAGCTGTTGAGACAGTTGTTGAGGTAGGAGATCCTAAGGAGGTGATATGTGAAGCAGCTGAGAAGAGAAATGTTGATCTGCTGGTCCTTGGAAGCCACAGTCGTGGGCCTATACAAAGGTATATTTTAATATCTTGCAATTTGTTGTTATGCGTTTATTCCGATTCCTCGACACTATGTAATTAATGGGTTGTCTTTATATGTGCATCTACTTCTctttatatgaatattaatCAAAGATTGTCAAGTTGCATTGGTATTTAGGCCGAAAACACGAAAAGAACTTGCAAAACTGAGTTCTTATTTGACTTCCAAATTGTGAATTCAGAATTTTTATTACATCGTACATATTAATTTTCAGTGAGCATTCTCAAGCCATTTCTGCATCTAATGCTTATGAGTTCTTCACATGAGGTGCACAGCCTCTTGCACTTGTGAGCCTTGCTAACAGCAATATCCTGTTAATTTATAGATATGCTTCTCATGACAATGAACATTGAATTGCTTGAACAGACAGCATAATGAATGTTTCTTTTACTGGGTAACCTAAGAAGAATGTATATTGCTGCATTGTTCGGAACAGTTTCTGCTTGTACTCAATCCATTTTTCAAGTACTCAATTCCCACTGAATCAGAAAAGTTGCATGTGAAACCTAATAATTAAACAGATATGGTGGCATGTATATAACACCTACCTGGTTGGGCAATTGAGTTTTAAAATTTCTTTACTTCGTAATTGAGTGGCAGAGCACCTGCCAttccattgaaaaaaaaaacccataaTTTCACAGATTACCTGTGATTGGATATATTTGTGTCGTTATGCTCTTCGTAAAATAATTCTAATGGAAAATTCAGTTATTACTAGATATATTATTGCGATGCTTTTCATAAAATGCTTGTAACAAGCAAAATTACCTGTAATTTGCATTAGTTAAGAAAGAACAATATTGTCTCCCAGAACAGTTTAATTTATTATCTGCCatcaattttcaaaattttagtaAGTGTCAGGCTTCCTGTAAGTACATTG
This region includes:
- the LOC133902680 gene encoding universal stress protein A-like protein — its product is MAAPAPQLGQPRRQKVIVAVDESECSRYTLEWTLRNLAPTLAPPLLLLTVQPLVPIGYVSAASFGVPLGTVPVPPELVKSMQEQQRHLTQALLDKAKAICADHGVAVETVVEVGDPKEVICEAAEKRNVDLLVLGSHSRGPIQRLFIGSVSNYCVHHSKCPVLVVKNQC